The Thalassotalea psychrophila genome window below encodes:
- a CDS encoding ArsC family reductase codes for MTILYGIHNCDTVKKAKSWLEKNNINYKFHDLRKDGLNDSLLDSIVAKSSWDLLINKRSTTFRSLSDEVKNNLTADIAKQTVLEQPTLLKRPLLEINAQLHLGFKPAQYEEIFSHD; via the coding sequence ATGACTATTCTTTATGGTATCCATAATTGCGATACTGTTAAAAAAGCCAAATCATGGTTAGAAAAAAATAATATAAACTATAAATTTCATGACTTAAGAAAAGATGGATTGAATGACAGCTTGTTAGACAGCATTGTTGCTAAATCAAGTTGGGATTTATTAATAAATAAACGAAGCACAACGTTTCGTAGTTTAAGCGATGAGGTTAAAAATAATTTAACAGCAGATATCGCCAAGCAAACTGTTTTAGAGCAACCAACCTTGTTAAAGCGCCCTCTATTAGAAATTAATGCACAATTGCATTTAGGCTTTAAGCCAGCTCAATATGAAGAGATTTTTAGCCATGACTAA
- the dapE gene encoding succinyl-diaminopimelate desuccinylase — protein MTNQSAVIELTKDLISRKSVTPLDEGCQELMANRLIAAGFNNESMVFEDTTNMWARRGTEHPVFCFAGHTDVVPAGPDSKWHTPAFEPTIKDGWLYGRGAADMKGSLAAMIVATERFVKDYPDHKGSIAYLITSDEEGPFINGTTRVIDTLEARNEKIDWCIVGEPSSTDKAGDIVKNGRRGSITGDLTIHGVQGHVAYPHLVKNPIHLATPALTELSTEHWDDGNQYFPPTSFQLSNVNSGTGATNVVPGELHAIFNLRYSTEINDDIIITRVTDILDKHQLDYELKWTFNGKPFITGEGKLLSAVVDSVKEANGVDCTPSTAGGTSDGRFIAPTGAQVVELGPTNATIHKVNESVNCQDLEDLVEMYYLIMKKLLTD, from the coding sequence ATGACTAACCAATCCGCAGTAATTGAACTAACTAAAGACTTAATATCTAGAAAATCAGTAACACCATTAGATGAGGGCTGCCAAGAATTAATGGCCAACAGACTTATTGCTGCTGGTTTTAATAATGAATCTATGGTTTTTGAAGATACTACCAACATGTGGGCAAGACGCGGCACTGAGCATCCGGTGTTTTGTTTTGCCGGTCATACCGATGTAGTGCCTGCTGGGCCTGATTCAAAATGGCATACCCCTGCTTTTGAACCTACCATTAAAGATGGCTGGCTTTATGGTCGCGGCGCTGCCGATATGAAAGGCTCTCTTGCTGCGATGATCGTTGCTACCGAGCGTTTTGTAAAAGACTACCCAGATCATAAGGGTTCCATTGCTTATTTAATTACTTCTGATGAGGAAGGCCCATTTATTAATGGCACCACTCGAGTTATTGACACTTTAGAAGCTCGCAATGAAAAAATTGATTGGTGTATTGTTGGTGAGCCATCAAGTACAGATAAAGCTGGCGATATTGTTAAAAATGGCCGCAGAGGTTCAATTACTGGCGACTTAACTATTCATGGTGTGCAAGGTCATGTTGCCTATCCGCATTTAGTCAAAAACCCTATCCACCTGGCAACTCCTGCTTTAACAGAATTAAGTACAGAACATTGGGATGACGGTAATCAATATTTTCCGCCAACCAGCTTTCAATTATCTAATGTAAATTCAGGTACTGGTGCAACTAATGTTGTGCCAGGTGAACTACACGCTATTTTCAATTTGCGTTACAGCACTGAAATTAATGATGACATTATCATTACTCGAGTCACCGATATTCTCGATAAACATCAACTCGATTATGAATTAAAATGGACCTTTAATGGCAAACCGTTCATTACAGGTGAAGGTAAGTTACTTTCCGCGGTGGTTGATTCAGTTAAAGAAGCCAATGGCGTAGATTGTACACCGTCTACTGCAGGTGGAACTTCAGATGGTCGTTTTATCGCCCCAACAGGAGCGCAAGTTGTCGAACTTGGACCTACTAATGCAACCATTCATAAAGTTAATGAAAGTGTAAATTGTCAAGACTTAGAAGATTTGGTAGAAATGTATTATTTGATCATGAAAAAACTTTTAACTGATTAG
- the yfbV gene encoding terminus macrodomain insulation protein YfbV — protein MQQSLLEQVKQGRHYVNLWPQRPELIQYFSEYRAVIVSRFVLKYGGALALLAFLMPILFIGIEQLKQSLVYSLFIGSLPVQALFLMNNKSKEKLPPSLANWYRSGVEKLKAKNDEGELIINKPTFLDLAKLLNISYSQK, from the coding sequence ATGCAGCAATCTTTATTAGAGCAAGTAAAACAAGGTCGCCATTACGTAAATCTTTGGCCACAACGACCAGAACTCATTCAATATTTTTCTGAATACAGAGCTGTTATCGTTAGTCGTTTTGTACTTAAATATGGTGGGGCGTTAGCGCTATTAGCTTTTTTAATGCCAATACTATTTATTGGCATCGAGCAGTTGAAACAATCTTTAGTGTACTCATTATTTATAGGATCTTTACCTGTACAAGCACTGTTTTTAATGAACAATAAGTCAAAAGAAAAGTTACCACCTTCATTGGCAAACTGGTATCGAAGTGGTGTAGAAAAACTAAAAGCTAAAAACGATGAAGGCGAGTTGATTATAAACAAGCCCACGTTTCTAGACTTAGCTAAGTTATTGAATATTTCTTATTCGCAGAAGTAA
- a CDS encoding ACT domain-containing protein, translated as MTKQTLQILDELFTIHSFTPETEVPSAVFSAKVYFISKTYDELSIVVPEGIHLDSLESESNWRALEVLGPLGFSLTGILSNIAGVLAEKKISIFAISTFDTDYILVKQDTLKKAVNCLRANHYLIIND; from the coding sequence ATGACCAAGCAAACTCTGCAAATATTAGATGAATTATTTACCATTCACAGCTTCACACCTGAAACTGAAGTACCTAGCGCGGTCTTTTCTGCCAAAGTATATTTTATTAGTAAAACTTATGATGAGTTATCAATTGTTGTGCCTGAAGGTATTCATTTAGACAGTTTAGAAAGCGAGTCAAATTGGCGCGCACTTGAAGTTTTGGGCCCTCTGGGTTTTTCATTAACTGGCATTTTATCAAATATTGCTGGAGTTCTAGCCGAAAAAAAAATAAGTATTTTCGCTATATCTACTTTTGATACAGATTACATTCTCGTAAAACAAGATACTTTAAAAAAGGCAGTAAATTGTTTAAGAGCAAACCATTATCTTATAATTAATGATTAA
- a CDS encoding M15 family metallopeptidase, whose amino-acid sequence MPTAISKASITGCTDAHIHYLNDRVGVHKAMVDAFLKLQQAALAAGFNLKIASGYRSFDQQLAIFNGKLSGQRNVLDINNQKLNLADLKIQEKITSILLFSALPGASRHHWGTDIDVYDPDLLNDKPLQLESWEYEATGPQAPLTKWLDENMKDFGFYRPYDLYRGGVAAEPWHISYHPLASMYSSKLTLDLLRDCLATSEISNKTDLLAMLDIIYNQYIINVGTP is encoded by the coding sequence ATGCCAACAGCGATATCGAAAGCCAGTATTACTGGTTGCACTGATGCACATATTCACTACCTCAATGACAGAGTTGGTGTGCATAAGGCAATGGTTGATGCATTTTTAAAATTACAACAAGCGGCTTTAGCAGCAGGCTTTAATCTAAAAATAGCCAGTGGTTATCGCTCTTTTGACCAACAGCTTGCCATATTTAATGGCAAGTTGTCTGGTCAGCGGAATGTGTTAGATATTAATAATCAAAAGTTAAATCTTGCAGATTTAAAAATCCAAGAAAAGATCACAAGCATTTTACTCTTTTCTGCCTTGCCTGGTGCGAGTCGGCACCATTGGGGCACAGATATTGATGTATACGACCCTGATCTCCTCAATGATAAACCATTGCAGCTTGAATCTTGGGAGTATGAAGCAACGGGTCCACAAGCACCGTTAACCAAATGGCTCGATGAAAATATGAAAGATTTTGGCTTTTACCGTCCTTATGATTTATATCGTGGTGGGGTTGCGGCTGAGCCTTGGCATATTTCGTATCACCCATTGGCGAGTATGTACAGTTCGAAACTTACACTAGATTTGCTTAGAGATTGTTTAGCGACAAGTGAGATATCAAATAAAACTGACCTTTTAGCCATGTTAGATATTATCTATAATCAATACATTATTAATGTAGGAACACCTTAA